The following proteins come from a genomic window of Amaranthus tricolor cultivar Red isolate AtriRed21 chromosome 14, ASM2621246v1, whole genome shotgun sequence:
- the LOC130800017 gene encoding importin subunit beta-1-like, which produces MATEITSYLLAAQSPDAKIRTEAENSLKQFQEQNPSGFLLALSVELSNDGKPIESRRLAGIVLKNSLDAKDASRKEHLVQQWVAIDASIKQQIKESLLRTLRSMTQEAWHTSAQVIAKISSIEIPRKEWPDLIGTLLNNMTQPDSSALLKQATLETLGYVCEEISHEELEQSEVNSILTAVVQGMNLAQHSAEIRLAATKALNNALAFAQTNFENEMERNYIMKVVCDTATSQEVEVRQAAYECLVAIASMYYEVLEPYMQALFELTSKAVKEDEEVVALQAIEFWSSICDEEIEIQESFDMESDQSEPPHSRFIEKALQFLVPMLLETLLKQEEDQDQDDSVWNVSMAGGTCLGLVAKTVGDAIVPLVMPFVEANISSSEWRCREAATFAFGSILEGPSVDRLSPLVHAGLDFLLKAMNDQNSHVKDTTAWTLSRIFELLHCPSSGFSVITAANLQPILGVLLESIKDTPHVAEKICGAIYYLAQGFEDSGATSSSLTPYLPQIIASLIAAADRTDGNDSKLRSASYETLNEIVRCAIVPETTKIIEQLLHVIMTKLSQSFDLSIDKEKRDDLQALLCGVLQVIIQKLNVDESKIILQYADQIMLLFLKIFSSRSSTVNEEAMLAIGALAYATGPDFSKYMSEFYKYLEMGLTNFEEYQVCSITVGVVGDICRALDDKILPYCDQIMSLLLRNLSSGDLHRSVKPPIFSCFGDIALAIGAEFEKYLSYAIPMLQSASEVCAQMDTTDDEIVEYGNLLKRSIFEAYSGILQGIKDAKPELLVPHAKHLLQFLEFVSRDKQRDESLTKAAIAALGDLADALGPNAKIFLKDCTFFAEFIHECLESGDEQIKDTALWTQGMIGQVMVS; this is translated from the exons ATGGCAACAGAAATTACTTCATATTTGCTAGCTGCACAATCTCCTGATGCAAAAATTCGCACAGAAGCTGAAAATAGCCTCaaacagttccaggaacaaaaCCCCTCTGGTTTCTTGCTTGCATTGTCAGTTGAGCTATCAAATGATGGCAAGCCAATTGAATCTCGTAGGTTGGCTGGTATAGTGTTGAAAAATTCATTAGACGCGAAAGATGCTTCCAGAAAAGAACATCTTGTGCAACAGTGGGTTGCTATTGATGCTTCCATTAAGCAACAAATTAAAGAGTCACTTTTGAGGACACTAAGATCCATGACACAGGAAGCATGGCACACTTCAGCTCAAGTAATTGCCAAAATTTCGTCCATTGAAATTCCAAGGAAGGAGTGGCCTGATTTGATTGGTACATTGCTTAATAACATGACTCAACCAGATAGTTCAGCTTTGTTGAAGCAAGCAACATTGGAGACTCTTGGATATGTTTGCGAGGAGATTTCTCATGAGGAGCTTGAGCAAAGTGAAGTTAATTCCATTCTTACAGCTGTTGTTCAGGGCATGAACCTTGCTCAACATAGTGCAGAAATTCGTCTTGCAGCTACAAAGGCTCTAAATAATGCTCTTGCTTTTGCACAAACTAACTTTGAAAACGAGATGGAGCGAAATTACATCATGAAAGTGGTTTGTGACACTGCAACATCTCAGGAGGTGGAGGTTAGGCAGGCTGCTTATGAGTGTCTTGTGGCAATAGCTTCAATGTACTATGAAGTGCTTGAGCCTTACATGCAGGCTCTCTTTGAGCTCACATCAAAAGCAGTAAAAGAAGATGAAGAGGTTGTTGCTCTTCAAGCAATTGAATTTTGGAGCTCCATTTGTGATGAAGAGATTGAGATTCAAGAATCATTTGATATGGAGAGTGACCAGTCAGAGCCTCCTCATTCTCGTTTTATTGAGAAGGCCTTGCAATTTTTGGTACCAATGTTGTTGGAAACTTTACTGAAGCAAGAGGAGGATCAGGACCAGGATGACAGCGTTTGGAATGTGTCAATGGCTGGTGGGACATGTTTGGGACTCGTGGCAAAGACAGTTGGTGATGCAATTGTGCCACTTGTGATGCCTTTTGTGGAGGCTAATATATCTAGTTCAGAATGGCGTTGTAGGGAAGCAGCTACATTTGCTTTTGGCTCGATCCTTGAAGGCCCCAGTGTTGACAGGCTTTCGCCGCTGGTCCATGCAGGCTTGGACTTCCTGCTGAAGGCTATGAACGATCAAAACAGTCATGTAAAGGACACAACTGCATGGACATTGAGCCGTATATTTGAGCTACTGCATTGTCCATCTTCTGGATTTTCTGTCATCACCGCTGCCAACCTACAACCTATTTTGGGTGTTCTGTTGGAGAGTATCAAGGACACCCCACACGTGGCTGAGAAGATATGTGGGGCCATTTATTACCTTGCACAGGGTTTTGAGGATAGTGGAGCAACCTCATCAAGCCTCACACCTTATCTGCCTCAGATTATAGCTTCTCTCATTGCTGCTGCTGATAGAACAGATGGCAATGACTCTAAACTTCGATCTGCTTCATATGAAACATTAAATGAGATAGTTAGGTGTGCTATTGTTCCAGAAACAACCAAGATCATAGAACAACTGCTTCATGTTATAATGACTAAGTTATCCCAGTCTTTCGATCTATCAATTGATAAAGAAAAACGAGATGATTTGCAAGCACTACTCTGCGGTGTCCTGCAGGTCATCATCCAGAAACTTAATGTCGACGAGTCGAAGATCATTCTTCAGTATGCTGATCAAATCATGTTGTtgtttctgaaaatcttctctTCCCGCAGCTCCACAGTAAATGAAGAGGCTATGCTAGCAATTGGTGCATTGGCATATGCAACTGGACCGGACTTTAGCAAGTATATGTCTGAGTTCTACAAGTATTTAGAAATGGGTTTAACAAACTTTGAAGAATATCAGGTTTGTAGCATCACTGTTGGGGTAGTTGGTGATATTTGTCGTGCTCTAGATGATAAGATTTTACCATATTGCGATCAAATAATGTCGCTCCTGCTCAGAAATCTTTCCAGTGGTGACCTACATCGTTCTGTCAAACCGCCAATATTCTCATGCTTCGGTGATATTGCTCTTGCAATAGGAGCAGAGTTTGAAAAGTACCTCAGTTACGCTATTCCCATGTTGCAGAGTGCATCTGAGGTGTGTGCTCAGATGGACACTACCGATGATGAAATAGTGGAATATGGTAATCTTCTGAAGCGAAGCATATTCGAAGCTTACTCTGGTATACTTCAGGGTATAAAAGATGCAAAGCCCGAGCTTCTTGTTCCACATGCTAAACATCTTCTTCAGTTCTTAGAATTTGTCTCGAGGGACAAACAAAG AGACGAGAGTTTGACAAAAGCTGCAATTGCAGCCTTGGGTGACCTTGCGGATGCACTTGGTCCAAATGCTAAGATATTCTTGAAAGATTGCACGTTTTTCGCTGAATTCATTCACGAATGTCTTGAATCCGGCGATGAGCAGATAAAGGATACCGCATTATGGACGCAGGGTATGATTGGTCAGGTCATGGTCTCATAA
- the LOC130800018 gene encoding transcription factor bHLH140 isoform X1, whose translation MEKEMEIDSFTQGSVNEVEKGNGKALIVIMVGAPGSGKSTFCDLVIGASSRCWIRICQDNINNGKSGTKAQCLSSAVVALKDNKSVFIDRCNLDREQRAEFVKLRTPEVDVHAVVLDLPAKLCISRSVKRTGHEGNLQGGKAAAVVNRMLQKKELPKLSEGFSRITICQSERDVEDAISTYSKLRAHDILPSGCFAQKSPDAKVQSGILKFFKKVDPPTLGSCSSGMGSSSSSPSSAKETQFCDGGSKSNYSRSVSVVGEKGDHMEVDSVSDTATLAKPVTVSCSSDIAATLAFPSISTADFQFDHDKASDIIVEKVEEYLRKLRNVKLVLVDLTHKSKILSLVKVKAAKRNISPEKFFTFVGDITCLYTKGGLRCRAIANAANWRLKPGGGGVNAAIYNAAGASLETATKERANSLTPGKAVVIPLPANSPLFIKEGVKHVIHVLGPNMNPQRPNCLKNNYDEGCEILREAYSSLFEGFASIVETDLLETKGNNGENHSKSELSNHGAQRDDNASELKMKREIGFGEERSKKYKGLKYEVGSGNNNMGNSKEQHEKLKKHVSTSKSWGSWAQALYNIAMNPEKHKDDVLEMTTDVVVLNDAYPKAKRHILVLARLDHLDSLEDVRQEHLKLLTTMHQVGMKWIERFLAEDESLCFRLGFHSVPSMRQLHLHVISQDFNSLHLKNKKHWNSFNTDFFRDAVDVIEEVEKYGKPSIQDDKLLSKELRCHRCKSAHPNIPRLKSHISNCQAPFPATLLLKGRLVWGANKTDASS comes from the exons ATGGAGAAGGAAATGGAAATTGATTCTTTCACACAAG GATCAGTAAATGAAGTAGAAAAAGGAAATGGAAAAGCTTTGATTGTGATAATGGTGGGTGCACCTGGCAGTGGCAAGTCTACCTTCTGTGATCTTGTTATCGGCGCTTCTTCTCGTTGTTGGATTCGAATTTGCCAg GACAATATTAATAATGGTAAATCTGGAACAAAAGCTCAATGCTTAAGCAGTGCAGTTGTTGCACTGAAAGATAACAAAAGCGTATTCATTGACAGATGCAATCTAGACAGAGAACAGCGTGCCGAGTTTGTGAAGCTCAGAACCCCCGAGGTTGATGTTCATGCAGTGGTGCTTGATCTGCCTGCTAAGCTCTGTATCTCACGCTCTGTTAAACGTACAGGACATGAAGGGAACTTGCAGGGAGGAAAAGCTGCTGCAGTTGTAAATAGGATGCTACAGAAGAAGGAACTCCCAAAGCTGAGTGAAGGCTTTTCTCGAATCACCATATGCCAGAGCGAGAGGGATGTTGAAGATGCTATTTCTACGTATAGCAAGCTTAGAGCACATGATATCCTCCCTTCAGGGTGCTTTGCACAGAAGAGCCCAGATGCTAAGGTCCAATCTGGTATTTTGAAGTTTTTCAAAAAGGTGGATCCTCCTACTTTGGGTTCTTGTTCAAGTGGGATGGGAAGTTCTTCCTCTAGCCCATCGTCAGCAAAAGAAACACAATTTTGTGATGGaggatctaaatctaattactCTAGAAGTGTAAGTGTTGTGGGGGAGAAGGGAGATCATATGGAAGTGGATTCAGTTAGTGATACCGCTACTTTGGCAAAGCCCGTGACTGTTTCTTGTTCCTCAGATATAGCCGCCACCCTAGCTTTCCCTTCCATTTCAACCGCGGACTTTCAGTTTGACCATGATAAGGCTTCTGATATTATTGTTGAGAAAGTAGAGGAATATTTGAGAAAGCTGAGGAATGTTAAACTTGTTTTGGTGGATTTGACTCACAAATCAAAGATATTGTCTTTGGTTAAGGTGAAAGCTGCTAAAAGGAACATCAGTCCTGAAAAGTTTTTCACTTTTGTTGGAGATATTACTTGCCTATACACTAAAGGAGGCTTACGCTGTAGAGCTATAGCTAATGCAGCTAATTG GCGACTAAAACCTGGAGGTGGGGGTGTGAATGCTGCTATATACAACGCTGCAGGTGCTAGTCTAGAGACTGCAACGAAAGAAAGAGCAAACTCTCTCACTCCAGGAAAGGCCGTTGTCATTCCCCTTCCTGCCAACTCACCTTTGTTCATTAAAGAAGGAGTTAAGCATGTCATTCATGTTCTTGGACCAAATATGAATCCCCAAAGGCCAAATTGTCTGAAGAATAACTATGACGAAGGCTGTGAAATCCTTCGTGAGGCTTACTCTTCACTTTTTGAAGGGTTTGCATCTATTGTTGAGACCGATTTACTGGAAACTAAAGGAAATAATGGGGAGAATCACTCGAAGTCTGAACTATCGAACCACGGAGCACAGAGAGATGATAATGCTTCCGAACtgaaaatgaaaagagagaTTGGTTTTGGTGAAGAAAGAAGTAAGAAGTACAAAGGGTTAAAGTATGAAGTTGGATCAGGCAACAACAATATGGGGAATTCGAAGGAGCAAcatgaaaaattaaagaaacatGTCAGTACATCTAAATCTTGGGGGTCTTGGGCACAAGCTTTATACAATATAGCAATGAATCCTGAGAAGCATAAAGATGACGTGCTAGAGATGACAACTGATGTTGTTGTACTAAATGATGCTTACCCAAAG GCAAAAAGGCACATTCTTGTGCTCGCACGTTTGGATCATTTGGATAGCCTTGAAGATGTGCGCCAGGAGCACCTTAAGCTATTGACAACGATGCACCAAGTGGGCATGAAATGGATTGAGAGGTTCTTGGCGGAGGATGAGTCACTATGTTTTCGCCTTGGGTTCCATTCC GTTCCGTCAATGAGGCAGTTGCACCTTCATGTGATCAGTCAAGACTTCAACTCGTTGCATTTAAAGAACAAGAAGCATTGGAACTCTTTCAATACTGATTTCTTTCGAGACGCAGTTGATGTAATTGAGGAAGTTGAGAAATACGGAAAACCCTCGATACAAGATGATAAACTGTTATCAAAAGAGTTGAGATGCCACCGCTGTAAGAGTGCACACCCTAATATACCTCGTCTTAAATCACACATAAGCAATTGCCAGGCTCCGTTCCCTGCCACACTACTTCTAAAAGGTCGCCTCGTATGGGGAGCTAACAAAACCGACGCCAGCTCATAG
- the LOC130800018 gene encoding transcription factor bHLH140 isoform X2, which produces MQSRQRTACRVCEAQNPRGHEGNLQGGKAAAVVNRMLQKKELPKLSEGFSRITICQSERDVEDAISTYSKLRAHDILPSGCFAQKSPDAKVQSGILKFFKKVDPPTLGSCSSGMGSSSSSPSSAKETQFCDGGSKSNYSRSVSVVGEKGDHMEVDSVSDTATLAKPVTVSCSSDIAATLAFPSISTADFQFDHDKASDIIVEKVEEYLRKLRNVKLVLVDLTHKSKILSLVKVKAAKRNISPEKFFTFVGDITCLYTKGGLRCRAIANAANWRLKPGGGGVNAAIYNAAGASLETATKERANSLTPGKAVVIPLPANSPLFIKEGVKHVIHVLGPNMNPQRPNCLKNNYDEGCEILREAYSSLFEGFASIVETDLLETKGNNGENHSKSELSNHGAQRDDNASELKMKREIGFGEERSKKYKGLKYEVGSGNNNMGNSKEQHEKLKKHVSTSKSWGSWAQALYNIAMNPEKHKDDVLEMTTDVVVLNDAYPKAKRHILVLARLDHLDSLEDVRQEHLKLLTTMHQVGMKWIERFLAEDESLCFRLGFHSVPSMRQLHLHVISQDFNSLHLKNKKHWNSFNTDFFRDAVDVIEEVEKYGKPSIQDDKLLSKELRCHRCKSAHPNIPRLKSHISNCQAPFPATLLLKGRLVWGANKTDASS; this is translated from the exons ATGCAATCTAGACAGAGAACAGCGTGCCGAGTTTGTGAAGCTCAGAACCCCCGAG GACATGAAGGGAACTTGCAGGGAGGAAAAGCTGCTGCAGTTGTAAATAGGATGCTACAGAAGAAGGAACTCCCAAAGCTGAGTGAAGGCTTTTCTCGAATCACCATATGCCAGAGCGAGAGGGATGTTGAAGATGCTATTTCTACGTATAGCAAGCTTAGAGCACATGATATCCTCCCTTCAGGGTGCTTTGCACAGAAGAGCCCAGATGCTAAGGTCCAATCTGGTATTTTGAAGTTTTTCAAAAAGGTGGATCCTCCTACTTTGGGTTCTTGTTCAAGTGGGATGGGAAGTTCTTCCTCTAGCCCATCGTCAGCAAAAGAAACACAATTTTGTGATGGaggatctaaatctaattactCTAGAAGTGTAAGTGTTGTGGGGGAGAAGGGAGATCATATGGAAGTGGATTCAGTTAGTGATACCGCTACTTTGGCAAAGCCCGTGACTGTTTCTTGTTCCTCAGATATAGCCGCCACCCTAGCTTTCCCTTCCATTTCAACCGCGGACTTTCAGTTTGACCATGATAAGGCTTCTGATATTATTGTTGAGAAAGTAGAGGAATATTTGAGAAAGCTGAGGAATGTTAAACTTGTTTTGGTGGATTTGACTCACAAATCAAAGATATTGTCTTTGGTTAAGGTGAAAGCTGCTAAAAGGAACATCAGTCCTGAAAAGTTTTTCACTTTTGTTGGAGATATTACTTGCCTATACACTAAAGGAGGCTTACGCTGTAGAGCTATAGCTAATGCAGCTAATTG GCGACTAAAACCTGGAGGTGGGGGTGTGAATGCTGCTATATACAACGCTGCAGGTGCTAGTCTAGAGACTGCAACGAAAGAAAGAGCAAACTCTCTCACTCCAGGAAAGGCCGTTGTCATTCCCCTTCCTGCCAACTCACCTTTGTTCATTAAAGAAGGAGTTAAGCATGTCATTCATGTTCTTGGACCAAATATGAATCCCCAAAGGCCAAATTGTCTGAAGAATAACTATGACGAAGGCTGTGAAATCCTTCGTGAGGCTTACTCTTCACTTTTTGAAGGGTTTGCATCTATTGTTGAGACCGATTTACTGGAAACTAAAGGAAATAATGGGGAGAATCACTCGAAGTCTGAACTATCGAACCACGGAGCACAGAGAGATGATAATGCTTCCGAACtgaaaatgaaaagagagaTTGGTTTTGGTGAAGAAAGAAGTAAGAAGTACAAAGGGTTAAAGTATGAAGTTGGATCAGGCAACAACAATATGGGGAATTCGAAGGAGCAAcatgaaaaattaaagaaacatGTCAGTACATCTAAATCTTGGGGGTCTTGGGCACAAGCTTTATACAATATAGCAATGAATCCTGAGAAGCATAAAGATGACGTGCTAGAGATGACAACTGATGTTGTTGTACTAAATGATGCTTACCCAAAG GCAAAAAGGCACATTCTTGTGCTCGCACGTTTGGATCATTTGGATAGCCTTGAAGATGTGCGCCAGGAGCACCTTAAGCTATTGACAACGATGCACCAAGTGGGCATGAAATGGATTGAGAGGTTCTTGGCGGAGGATGAGTCACTATGTTTTCGCCTTGGGTTCCATTCC GTTCCGTCAATGAGGCAGTTGCACCTTCATGTGATCAGTCAAGACTTCAACTCGTTGCATTTAAAGAACAAGAAGCATTGGAACTCTTTCAATACTGATTTCTTTCGAGACGCAGTTGATGTAATTGAGGAAGTTGAGAAATACGGAAAACCCTCGATACAAGATGATAAACTGTTATCAAAAGAGTTGAGATGCCACCGCTGTAAGAGTGCACACCCTAATATACCTCGTCTTAAATCACACATAAGCAATTGCCAGGCTCCGTTCCCTGCCACACTACTTCTAAAAGGTCGCCTCGTATGGGGAGCTAACAAAACCGACGCCAGCTCATAG
- the LOC130799218 gene encoding uncharacterized protein LOC130799218 — MSPITDCTKGNNFKWTEEAQQAFECIKEAMCILPILRLSDFSKPFEVECDASNTDIGAALIQEGQLVILHSDHKSLKHICGQSKLSAKHARWVEFMQSFNFVAKYKTGKTNIVANASSRRAHLLAILDAKVIGFEMIKEQCQTDPDFSIIYQQCSKQPQGLFYIQQGFLFKGNRLCIPRTSLRIALVKEVHEGSLKGHFGIQKTLDMLANNFY, encoded by the exons ATGTCACCAATCACAGACTGCACAAAGGGGAATAATTTCAAATGGACTGAGGAGGCACAACAAGCCTTTGAGTGTATTAAAGAAGCTATGTGTATTCTACCTATACTGAGACTGTCTGACTTTAGCAAACCATTTGAGGTTGAGTGTGATGCTAGTAACACTGACATAGGGGCAGCCCTAATTCAGGAGG GACAGCTTGTTATCTTACACTCAGACCATAAGTCACTTAAACACATTTGTGGACAGAGTAAACTTAGTGCCAAACATGCTAGGTGGGTTGAGTTTATGCAAAGCTTCAACTTTGTTGCCAAGTACAAGACCGGAAAAACCAATATAGTAGCAAATGCCTCAAGCAGGAGAGCACATTTGCTAGCCATTCTTGATGCCAAAGTTATAGGGtttgaaatgatcaaagaacaatgccAAACTGACCCAGACTTCAGTATCATATATCAGCAGTGTAGCAAACAACCTCAAGGCCTGTTTTATATTCAGCAAGGGTTTTTATTCAAAGGCAACAGATTGTGTATACCTAGGACTTCCTTGAGGATAGCTTTAGTGAAAGAAGTGCATGAGGGAAGTTTGAAAGGACATTTTGGCATACAGAAGACCTTAGATATGTTAGCAAACAATTTCTACTAG